A genome region from Mercenaria mercenaria strain notata chromosome 11, MADL_Memer_1, whole genome shotgun sequence includes the following:
- the LOC123532904 gene encoding uncharacterized protein LOC123532904 produces MSTLSTCRGLNSSTSGNCPFERIRRRHVNNKVDVEDCIQSILYNQIKEFSMLDSDVNMNGADSSTEKKSSDENCRENVMEDKNSTATEVVKVNSKSDEKEEIEPCKIAHYREALLKYSRITFSDFTSLFNKFVRENGRDFSKANLMHWFDKFTKFIYLKKVISGEPTDLREQLSFRAIQSKRNSLAERLYTLREQHEMDLTLEEFSERLKNKNINPINKLLNLIQGSGDTNMLQQKETVKENKLSADGTEGGRKSEIVESNESTDKSKAQESSAVLHKTNDIRAETIDLERESASCHETGNNLQQQTTTKVKTKHRKNRTSKSHKSKEETVIIHNDGNNLESTLLKPKIYINPFDPKQLPPVRDQSKCVNSTIYITRNGLVKVSQHIETNYTKQVDSNVYEQSRSINFYVDHLDEKDPLPAGIEVKPLPPGGLEEVLRTVPPMTDKDIAEFNRVSASHEKEVCPVHFGSKENKANGTVLGGREFILKPVSEEMAKELNEITSKEAQAKRPKAIPKYKIPRNHRLQSEEQTTHKQDVRGNLQKSESVVPTATEDRSGKTNERPPVSNLARSNQNNSPGFKTEKEAAGTEQVYKTRRFVPARRRLKSQAQDTTDNQSEEKTGMRTQDSGSKADNQIQDTCLKADNQIQDKRPKADSKIKDIRPKAHNEIQDTGPKADKQTKDIRPKADSHIQDTGQNSDNQTQDTGPKADKQTKDIRPKADNLIQDTGPKADNKTQDTSPKADNKTQDTSPKADNKTQDTSPKADKQIKRTGTKTDIQIKHRGKKADIQTQDTCPKVIQTPPAPENQLFDQLPPLHFIDTDTENVAVKPSQEPVFLETNATIDYSRHVVEPSHGDRPNKKKLQAVIKEKIKTKGEANKHLKAKYEKHAYYFDEDDVDTDNVVGDHDSEKDELESSVAELEEESISSPVVYATDQPQILDNREYMMVPEEIIRLTDPRLKDIEDKYSITSPNEKKDKKKRKDKKNKAMKNIPIKFI; encoded by the exons ATGTCCACTCTGTCGACATGCAGAGGTTTGAATTCATCAACAAGCGGTAACTGTCCATTCGAGCGTATTCGAAGACGACATGTAAATAACAAAGTTGACGTTGAAGACTGCATTCAAAGTATACTTTACAACCAGATAAAAGAATTTAGTATGTTAGATTCGGATGTTAACATGAACGGTGCTGATTCTTCCACTGAAAAGAAGTCATCAGATGAAAATTGTCGTGAAAACGTCATGGAAGACAAGAATTCTACTGCGACGGAAGTGGTAAAAGTGAACTCGAAAAGTGatgaaaaagaagaaattgaaCCGTGTAAAATAGCCCACTACAGAGAAGCACTTTTGAAATATAGTCGCATCACATTCTCAGATTTTACATCACTTTTTAACAAATTTGTAAGAGAAAATGGCCGAGACTTTTCTAAGGCAAATTTAATGCATTGGTTTGATAAATTTACCAAgttcatatatttgaaaaaggTAATCAGTGGTGAACCAACAGATCTGAGAGAACAACTGTCATTTCGAGCCATACAGAGCAAAAGGAATTCCCTCGCCGAAAGACTGTACACTCTCCGAGAGCAGCATGAAATGGATCTGACACTTGAAGAATTCTCGGAACgtctgaaaaacaaaaatataaatccGATTAACAAATTATTGAACCTAATCCAGGGTAGTGGGGACACGAACATGCTTCAACAAAAGGAAACGGTAAAAGAAAACAAGTTGTCCGCAGACGGCACCGAAGGAGGAAGAAAATCGGAAATCGTCGAGAGTAATGAAAGCACAGACAAATCAAAAGCACAGGAATCTTCAGCTGTACTTCATAAAACAAACGATATCCGCGCAGAAACGATCGATCTTGAAAGAGAAAGTGCCTCTTGTCACGAAACAGGAAATAACCTTCAGCAGCAGACGACAACAAAAGTTAAAACTAAACACCGGAAGAATAGAACGTCAAAGTCACATAAGTCCAAGGAAGAAACTGTTATAATCCATAATGATGGAAACAATTTGGAAAGCACTTTACTTAAACCAAAGATTTATATTAACCCTTTTGATCCAAAACAACTGCCACCCGTTAGAGACCAGAGCAAGTGCGTAAATTCTACCATCTATATCACAAGAAATGGCCTTGTGAAGGTCTCGCAGCATATCGAAACAAACTATACTAAACAGGTTGATTCAAATGTGTATGAACAGTCGCGCTCTATCAATTTTTACGTGGATCATTTAGATGAAAAAGATCCATTACCTGCCGGAATTGAAGTAAAACCCCTACCACCGGGCGGACTTGAAGAAGTTTTACGAACAGTTCCCCCGATGACCGACAAAGATATTGCTGAATTTAACAGAGTCAGTGCTTCACATGAAAAAGAAGTTTGTCCCGTGCATTTTGGTTCTAAAGAAAACAAAGCAAACGGAACAGTTTTAGGTGGGAGGGAGTTCATCTTAAAACCCGTATCGGAAGAAATGGCTAAAGAATTAAATGAGATCACGTCAAAAGAAGCACAAGCTAAGAGACCAAAAGCCATTCCAAAGT ATAAAATCCCCAGGAATCATCGTCTGCAGAGCGAGGAACAAACTACTCACAAACAAGATGTTCGGGGAAACTTGCAAAAGTCGGAATCAGTCGTACCGACGGCAACGGAAGACCGCTCTGGCAAGACAAATGAACGGCCACCTGTGTCTAACTTGGCAAGGTCCAACCAAAACAACAGCCCAG GCTTCAAGACAGAAAAGGAGGCAGCTGGTACTGAACAAGTCTACAAAACGCGAAGATTTGTACCAGCGAGGCGTCGACTAAAGAGCCAGGCGCAAGACACAACAGACAATCAGTCCGAAGAAAAGACTGGCATGAGGACGCAAGACTCGGGTTCAAAGGCAGACAATCAGATTCAAGACACATGTCTAAAGGCAGACAATCAAATACAAGACAAACGTCCAAAGGCAGACAGTAAAATTAAAGACATACGTCCAAAGGCACACAATGAAATTCAAGACACTGGTCCAAAGGCAGACAAGCAGACTAAAGACATACGTCCAAAGGCAGACAGTCATATTCAAGACACAGGTCAAAATTCAGACAACCAGACTCAAGATACAGGTCCGAAGGCAGACAAGCAGACTAAAGACATACGTCCAAAGGCAGACAATCTAATTCAAGACACAGGTCCAAAGGCAGACAATAAGACTCAAGACACAAGTCCAAAGGCAGACAATAAGACTCAAGACACAAGTCCAAAGGCAGACAATAAGACTCAAGACACAAGTCCAAAGGCAGACAAGCAGATTAAAAGAACAGGTACAAAGACAGACATTCAGATTAAGCACAGAGGTAAAAAGGCAGACATTCAGACTCAAGACACATGTCCAAAGGTAATACAGACTCCACCGGCTCCAGAGAATCAACTCTTTGATCAGTTACCTCCCCTTCATTTTATTGACACTGACACTGAGAACGTTGCTGTCAAACCATCACAGGAACCAGTGTTTTTAGAGACGAATGCAACCATAGATTACAGTCGTCACGTAGTGGAACCAAGTCACGGAGACCGTCCTAATAAAAAGAAACTACAAGctgtaataaaggagaaaataaaAACGAAAGGAGAGGCGAATAAGCATTTAAaggcaaaatatgaaaaacatgcCTATTATTTTGACGAGGATGATGTAGATACAGATAATGTTGTTGGCGATCACGATAGTGAGAAAGATGAGTTAGAGAGTTCAGTGGCAGAGCTTGAAGAAGAATCTATATCATCACCTGTAGTGTACGCCACAGATCAACCACAAATACTTGACAATAGGGAGTACATGATGGTTCCTGAAGAAATTATCCGATTAACT GATCCGCGACTGAAGGATATAGAAGACAAATATTCCATAACTTCTCCAAACGAAAAGAaggacaaaaagaaaagaaaagacaaGAAGAACAAAGCAATGAAGAACATACctatcaaatttatataa